CTGTAATAATAAATTAGTAGGTCTCTTGTTTTATCTGAATTTACTTTTGTTGAGGTTGCATTTCCTTGGCTACTTCATAATTATCTTGATTGGGATATTGCTTTTCACGTTTTTTTGCCTTTTTGTTTTCAACTTTTTTAGCTGCCAAGTGTAAATTAACCTCCTTTCATAAAACATATGATTATTTTATCCCAAATAGAAATTATTATACAAAAATAATAAAGACCTCATTGAGGTCTTTTAGCTCATCATATCCTTTAAATTTTTACTAAGTCTGGATTTCTTTCTTGCAGCAGTATTTTTATGCAAAAACCCTTTAGAAACTGCCTTATCTAGTGTTTTTACTGTACTTTTGTATGCAGTTTGGGCTTGTTCATTTTCACCATTTGCTAAAGCATTCTCAAATCTTTTAACTGAAGTTTTGATTGCAGATTTAGCAGCAGTATTTCTTAAATTTTGACGAGAAGAAATACCAAGTCTCTTTTTCGCTGATTTAATATTAGGCACTATGTACACCTCCTTATTAGCCGATCCATATTGCTTAAATAATTTATACTATAACACGGAATATTTTATCATGTATATAAACAAAATGCAAGAAAACAAAATAGTCTAAAAGAATTGTGTAGAACAATTGTGCCAAAGAATAAAATGATTTAATATTTCAAGAGAAAGTGAGAATTTCAATGGAAATAAAAGAAAATCATATCTTTTTATGAAAATAACCGTTATAATAAAAATATATGGTAGTTCTTGACGAAATCTAAAACAAATGATTTTAGTATTAAGGCAAGGATTGAGTATAACGCCAGCAGATCATTTGATGGATCTAAATGATGACCCAGGTAGCCCTACAAAAAATCATACTGCAATTATGATGAAAGACTACCAATGCTAGTCTTTTTTGTAATTATTGTGGTGAAACTATCTATTAGTAAATAATAACATACAAGAGATTGCAAACAGAAAGGATATTCAAGAAATGAGAATGCTGAGAATTCCTGAATATAGAGATAGTACAAGAGTTATACCAGAAAATGAACGTTTAGAAAGTGCACCATTATTATATTTTGAATGGCCAGTATCTGTTCCTAAACCATTTGTTGGTCTGGTTAAATCAGAACGAGGGAATGACGCATATTGGCCAAAATTTGAACGGTTTCTTAATACTAACAAGATCCATTATAAAGAACTTGATATAAAAGCATCAAATTTTATATCTGAGTGTAAGAATTTGGACATCATTGTTTGGAGGACTTTATCAAATTATGTTGACCAGTGGGAGGCAGCTGATAAAGTTGAGTTTATCCAAGACAGCCTTGGAAAATTGATTTTACCACCGAGACAAGCCCTGTGGATGGATGAAGATAAAATTAGAGCACAATGGTTGTTTGAGTTAAACCATCTTCCTGTTATTAATACCTTTGTATCCTATTCAAAAGAGGAGACAAAAAAGCATATTGAAACTTGCCAATATCCTTTTATATCAAAAGATAAAACCTGCTCCAGGTCAAAAGGTGTTCATTTGATAGAAAATAAGAAGCAAGCAAGAACACTAATGGAAAAAGTATTTGATGGTGGACTGAAACTTAATAATTCATATGTTAAACAGAAAAATTATGTATATTTTCAGAAATTTGTACTGAATAAAGGTTTTGATCTTCGAGTCATTATGATAGGCAATTCATACTTCGGTTATTACAGGTTTCCTAAAAAGGGTGATTATAGAGCCTCCGGTTCTGGGATAGTTGCGAAAAAGGATATACCATTAGAGGTGTTGCTATTAGCTAAAAAAGTTCGTGATTGCTTACCAAAGTCATATTTATTAGCAGTTGATTTTTTACAGGCCACGCATGATGATAAGTATTTTATTATAGAGGCATCAATTTTCATTACTATGGAATCATGTGAACAACTAGTTGTAAACGGTGTAGCTGGACGATATCTTGAGCAAGATGACAAATTCACATTTGAGCCAGGTCGTTTTTGGATTCAAGAGCTTATGATGGAAGAGTTAATGAAAGATTGGGTTTTAAAAAATTCATAAACAAGAAGAGGGAAATAATGAAATCTATGGGATTCTTAATGAGTACCAAAGAAAATGAAAAACGAAGAGCTTTGCTGCCAGAACAAATAAGTGGAATTAAAAACAAGAACTATCTGTTTTTTGAAAGAGGTTATGGTAAAGCATTAGGATATACAGATGCTGAATATATTAAGCAAGGTGCTAATGTATCATCAAAAGAGGAGGTCATAACAAAAGATATAATTTGCGATCCCAAGATAGGAGATGCAGACTATCTTCTAGAGTTAAGAGAAAATCAAGCTATCTTTGGTTATGTACATGCAGTCCACAATAGAAATATCACAGATATAATAGTAGAAAAATCTTTAACCGCAATTGCATGGGAGGAAATGGCTGATAGTGGAAGAAACGTTTTTTGGAGAAACAATGAACTTGCAGGAGAAGCCGCTATCATGCATGCGTTCACAATATATGGCAAAATGCCTTATGAATGTAAAGTTGCAATAATAGGAAGGGGAAATATTGCACGTGGAGCATATAGGATACTATCTTCATTAGGTGCTGATATAGTAGTTTATGATAGGAAAATGGAAAGTTTATTAAGGAAAGAAATTGCTGATTATGATGTTATTGTAAATGGTGTTTTATGGAACACCAATGGGCAAGAGCACGTGATTTATCGTGAGGATCTAAAACGAATGAAAAAAAGTTCAATAATTATTGACATTAGCTGTGATAAGGCTGGTTTTGTTGAAACTAGTGTCCCGACAACCATTGAAGATCCAGTATATATTTCTGGAGGTATCTTACATTATGTGGTTGATCATACGCCAGCTATAATATTTCATACAGCATCAAGAGTATTTGGCAATGTACTTGTTAAATATATTGATGATATTATAGAGGACAATATTGAAAGCAACGATACAATAAAAAATGCAGTTATTATTAAGAATGGTATTATCATTGATAAGCAAATACTAAATCACCTCTAAAGTATAAAAACACTTATTTACGGGAATGAATAATTATAAATTCATGAAGAGGAGGTGAAGTAATGATTGGTTTTGTTATTAGATTTATTGTATCAGCTCTAGTACTTATGTTAGTAAGTTGGTTGTTGCCAGGAATACAAGTTGCAGGCTTCGTAGGTGCGATAATTGCAGCACTTGTAATAGCAGCTTTAGGCTATTTAGTAGAAAACTTTATAGGCGGAAAGAAAATATCTCCCCAAAACAGAGGCATTGTTGGATTTCTAACGGCTGCTATTGTTATTTATTTAGCAAGTTTTATTATACCTGCTTATCTAGATGTTACACTAATTGGTGCATTGTTAGCAGCGTTTGTTATTGGAATAATAGATGCTTTTGTTCCTACAGAATTACGCTAGTAATTTGTAACCTGCCCAGATCCATGGAGCTTTCCATGGATCTTTTTTTTATCCAATTCAGTTTTTAGTGGTAATATTTTTGAAGATAGAAGCATAAGCATTTATAGTCAGTCATTTGTGTATCTGTTTATAAGATTTATTTTGCTGTAGGTGGGGGGATTTTATGAGAAATTATAATAGGAGAAAAACACATTATCTATCATGGATAATTGCTACTTTTTTAGTAATAGGCTTCTTTGTGCTAGGAGTAGTTATTGGCCTTGGTAATGGTAGCACTAAACAAAGTGAAGACGTTGCATATTTTTCAAACTCCATTAACATTATGGGTGTTTTCACAGATTCACACAGAGGCATTTTAAATTTGGCAATACCCCTGCTTGGACTCCAAACTGGATATTCCCAAAATATTTATGGTTCAGGAGATAAATTAGTCCAAAAGGTGGTATCTAGTATTACTAGTATTACCAATCCTAAAAGCTTTCTAGGTTCAGAAATAGCCTTTATGAAGACTTCTGAAATGGAGGATGAAGATGCTATCATTAGTGAATCGCCTGTCATAACTGAAGAAGAGAAACAGTTTTTTGAAGAATTAGAAAGAAGAAGTCGAGAAGCTTATCTAAGCAATCCTGGAGAAGAAAGCTTAGCAAGTGGCGATAAACCTTTAGTTCTGATATATAATACACATAATTCCGAAACCTATAAACCTACAGATGGTGTGGATAAAATTGAAGGAAAAAATGCTGGAATAGAAAAGGTGGCAGCACATTTAGAGAAGATTCTTTTAGAAAAGCATGGTATAAATTCAGTACGATCCACAAATATTCATGACTATCCAAATTGGGAAAGCTCCTATGTTAACTCTGAAAAGACAGTAAAAGCTCTATTAAGAGAAAATCCTTCAGTTCAAATTGTACTGGATATTCATCGTGATGCTGGTTTACCTGAAAAAGGAGTTATTGCAACAACAACTGGTCAAAATATGGCAAAGTTACTATTAGTAGTTGGCAGCGATAATCGTTTATCCCACCCTAATTGGCAGCAAAATTGGCAGTTTTCTAAAATGATAGGATATAAAATGGATAAATTATATCCGGGTCTTTTAAAATCTGTAAGAGTACAAAGTGGAAGATATAATCAGCATTTACATGAAAGATCAATATTAGTGGAAGTTGGCTGTACTCAGAATACTTTAAAAGAGGCATTAATGTCTGCAGAAGCCTTAGCAGATGTCATAAAAGATGTTTTGATCGATTTAAGACAAGAAAATACTTTTTAACAACCGGTCATACCGGTATTTTTTTTTGAGTAAAAGGCAATTGTAGTATTAATAGAACTTATTGAGTAGGTGTTTTAATGATTATTAAGACCAGACATTTTTTATTGGTGATATTTTTATCTTTGTTTTTACTATTTGCTGGTATAAATAAGGTCTCATTTGAATTATATCAAGCATTAGACATTGATAAGAGATTAGCTTTTGAAGTAGTTTATACAGGGGGAAATATAGAAATGTATTTTTTAGATGATATTAAGATAATAGATCTTACATATATTGCTGAGGTTTCCCGAGAAAGACTACAAAACCTCTTATCGTGGAAGAATTAGAAAAGAATGTAGTTTTTGTTTAATAATAGAGAGGTATTTTATGACACAGGGAAATAGAGTTGCAAAGGCCGCAGGAATCATCATGATCTCAATGATGATTTCCAGGATTTTAGGTTATTTGCGAGATGTAGTAATTTATGCCCAGTTTGGGCAAAACAGAGTTACTGATGCTTACAATGCTGCTTTTTCAATACCAGATTTCTTATATATGATCTTAGTGGGTGGAGCTTTAAGCGCAGCATTCATACCGGTCTTTTCAAGCTATTTGGCCGAGGATAAAGAACAAGAAGCATGGCAAGTAGCAAGTATTCTTTTTAATTCAATAATGCTTTTATTAATTGTAGGGGTTACCTTAGGATTAATATATACTCCTTTTCTGATAAAAATCCTTGTTCCAGGTTTTGATAAAGAAACAACTGAACTCACAGTTATGCTTACTAGAATTATGTTTGCCCAGACATTTTTTATGGTACTTAGTGGAATTTCTATTGGGATTCTAAATTCATATCAGTATTTTTTGGCACCAGCAATAGGCTCTGTGCTATACAATTTATCTATTATTTTAGTTGGTTGGGTCTTGTCATTAAAGTATGGCATAGTGGGATTTTCAATTGGTGTGGTAGTTGGTGCCATGTTGAACTTTGCTGTTCAAGTGCCATTCATTCTAAAAAAGGGTTTTAAATATCATTTTAGCTTTAACTTAAGAAATCCAGGAGTTCAAAAAATTATTATCTTAATACTGCCTGTATTTATTGGGCTTTCTGTAAATCAAATAAATCTTTTTGTAAATCAATTTCTAGCATCTAGCTTAGAAGGTGGTTTAGTTGCAGCCTTAAGAACAGGTCAAAGATTAATGCAAATGCCAATTGCAGTTTTTGCAATTGCTATAGGAGTTGCTGTTTTCCCAACCCTTACCAATTATGCAGCCAAAGGGGATATGATAAACTTTAAAAGGGCTACTTCCATAGGATTACGTGCAGTATTTTTTATCACACTTCCATCGGCAGCAGGACTCATGGCGTTAAAGCTTCCATTGGTAAGATTTTTATTTGAGCAGGGCAAATTTTCATCCGAAGCAACCGTAGCAACAGCAGCAGCTGTTTTCTTTTACTCACTAGGTATATTCGCCTATTCAGGCATTCAAATCTTAAATAGAACATTTTATGCAATACAAGATACAAAAACACCGGTAACAGTAGGAATCTGTACAATAATAATTAATATAGCCCTAAATTTTGGATTAATAGGCCCCATGGGTCACGGAGGTCTTGCCCTTGCCTATTCAATGGCAGGTGGTTTTAATTTATTTCTTCTGATGTTAGTATTAAAATATAAGATTACTGGATATGGTGGTTGGAGAATTGTACATTCCTTCGGAAAAAGCTTAATTGCATCAATTGTAATGGGTATTTCCGTGTATTTTGGAGTAAACTATTTTGAATTCTTTGTAGATATATCTACTAAAACAATGCAGGGCTTACAAGTGATGATAGGTGTACTTCTAGGGACCTGTATATATAGTATCATAGCCTACATTTTTAAGATGGACGAATTGGAGTTAGTGTTAGATATATTGTTAAAGAAAATTCCATCTCGTATAATGAAAAAACACCGCAAAACCTCGAGAAAATAATAAGTAAACATTGCTACCAAGTACATGTCAATGATATAATATACTTTAGTCGGTTTAGCGGTTAAATGAACTTTATTCTTATATTTGCATTTTTAAAACTGACTTCTGCTACACAAGCTTAAACGGGGTGATAGTTTTGGATATACCACAGGAACGAATAAGAAATTTTTGTATTATAGCTCATATAGACCACGGTAAATCTACCCTTGCAGACCGTATACTTCAGTTTACAGGTGCAGTAAGTGAAAGAGATATGTCTGAGCAGCTTCTAGATAAGATGGATTTAGAAAGAGAAAGAGGTATTACAATAAAGCTGCAGGCTGTTAAAATGGTCTACAAAGCTAAAGACGGTAATGATTATTTACTTAATCTTATAGATACACCAGGGCATGTTGATTTCACCTATGAGGTTTCTAGAAGTCTTGCTGCCTGTGAGGGGGCATTACTTGTAGTTGACTCAGCTCAAGGAATAGAAGCACAGACTCTGGCAAATGTGTATTTAGCACTAGAACATGATCTAGAAATTATTCCTGTAATAAATAAAATTGATTTGCCAAGTGCAGAACCTGAAAGGGTTATGGAAGAGATTGAAGAGTTTATTGGCCTTGACACTACAGATGCCATATTAGCGTCTGCAAAAACAGGTCAGGGAACTGAAGAAATCTTAGAAGCAATTGTTAGGAAGATTCCACCACCTAAGGGTAATCTGGATAATCCTCTACAAGCATTAATCTTTGATTCTCTTTATGATTCATATAAAGGTGCAATTCCCTTTATAAGGGTCATGGAAGGGTCAATAAAAAAAGGCATGGAAATAAAAATGATGTATAGTAATAAAAAGTTTGAAGTAACTGAAGTTGGTGTGTTTACACCTCCTATGAGGATAGTTGATCAGTTAGGTCCAGGTGAGGTTGGATTTGTGACTGCAAGCATTAAAAATGTTAAGGATACTCAGGTAGGGGATACTATTACAAGTGCAATTAAACCAGCTCAGAGTCCTCTTCCAGGCTATAGAAAGGTTACAAGTATGGTGTATTGTGGTTTGTACCCTGTTGATAGTGCTGATTATGAAAATCTGAAGGATGCTTTAGATAAACTTCAACTTAATGATGCTTCTTTAAAATTTGAGCCAGAGACTTCCGTTGCCTTGGGATTTGGATTTAGATGTGGGTTTCTAGGATTGCTCCACATGGAGATTATTCAAGAAAGGCTTGAAAGAGAGTTCAATATCAGCCTTATTACAACAGCACCTAGCGTTATTTATGAAGTCCATAAAACAAACAAAACGATGATTACTATAGATAATCCTGCTAACCTTCCTCCGCTTAATGATATTGAAGAAATTAGGGAGCCTTTTGTTAAAGCTACTATACTGGTTCCTAATGATTATGTTGGGGCGGTCATGGAACTGTGTCAGGAAAAACGTGGGGAATATCAGGTCATGGAGTATCTATCGCCTAAGAGGGTTATGCTTACCTATCATCTCCCATTATCAGAGATTATCTATGACTTTTTTGATCAGCTTAAATCAAGGACTAGGGGATATGCTTCTCTAGATTATGAAATGCATTCATATATTCAAACAGATTTAGTAAAAATGGATGTACTAGTTAATGAAGTGATTGTGGACGCTCTTTCCTTCATAGTTCATAGAGATAAATCCTTTAATAGAGGCCAAAATATAGCGAGAAAGCTAAAGGAATTAATTCCAAGGCAGATGTTTGAAGTGCCGATTCAAGCTGCCATTGGTGCTAAAGTTGTGGCCAGGACGAATGTAAAAGCTTTAAGAAAAAATGTTATTGATAAGTGCTATGGTGGGGATATTACAAGAAAAAAGAAGCTTCTTGAAAAACAAAAAGCGGGGAAAAAGCGTATGAAGTCAGTAGGCAATGTTGAAATTCCCCAGGAAGCTTTTATGGCGGTGTTAAGCTTAGATGATGATTAAAGCTTTATATATCCATATACCATTTTGTCTAGCAAAGTGTAAGT
Above is a genomic segment from Desulfitibacter sp. BRH_c19 containing:
- a CDS encoding murein biosynthesis protein MurJ, whose product is MTQGNRVAKAAGIIMISMMISRILGYLRDVVIYAQFGQNRVTDAYNAAFSIPDFLYMILVGGALSAAFIPVFSSYLAEDKEQEAWQVASILFNSIMLLLIVGVTLGLIYTPFLIKILVPGFDKETTELTVMLTRIMFAQTFFMVLSGISIGILNSYQYFLAPAIGSVLYNLSIILVGWVLSLKYGIVGFSIGVVVGAMLNFAVQVPFILKKGFKYHFSFNLRNPGVQKIIILILPVFIGLSVNQINLFVNQFLASSLEGGLVAALRTGQRLMQMPIAVFAIAIGVAVFPTLTNYAAKGDMINFKRATSIGLRAVFFITLPSAAGLMALKLPLVRFLFEQGKFSSEATVATAAAVFFYSLGIFAYSGIQILNRTFYAIQDTKTPVTVGICTIIINIALNFGLIGPMGHGGLALAYSMAGGFNLFLLMLVLKYKITGYGGWRIVHSFGKSLIASIVMGISVYFGVNYFEFFVDISTKTMQGLQVMIGVLLGTCIYSIIAYIFKMDELELVLDILLKKIPSRIMKKHRKTSRK
- a CDS encoding elongation factor 4 (back-translocating Elongation Factor EF4; binds to the ribosome on the universally-conserved alpha-sarcin loop) — encoded protein: MDIPQERIRNFCIIAHIDHGKSTLADRILQFTGAVSERDMSEQLLDKMDLERERGITIKLQAVKMVYKAKDGNDYLLNLIDTPGHVDFTYEVSRSLAACEGALLVVDSAQGIEAQTLANVYLALEHDLEIIPVINKIDLPSAEPERVMEEIEEFIGLDTTDAILASAKTGQGTEEILEAIVRKIPPPKGNLDNPLQALIFDSLYDSYKGAIPFIRVMEGSIKKGMEIKMMYSNKKFEVTEVGVFTPPMRIVDQLGPGEVGFVTASIKNVKDTQVGDTITSAIKPAQSPLPGYRKVTSMVYCGLYPVDSADYENLKDALDKLQLNDASLKFEPETSVALGFGFRCGFLGLLHMEIIQERLEREFNISLITTAPSVIYEVHKTNKTMITIDNPANLPPLNDIEEIREPFVKATILVPNDYVGAVMELCQEKRGEYQVMEYLSPKRVMLTYHLPLSEIIYDFFDQLKSRTRGYASLDYEMHSYIQTDLVKMDVLVNEVIVDALSFIVHRDKSFNRGQNIARKLKELIPRQMFEVPIQAAIGAKVVARTNVKALRKNVIDKCYGGDITRKKKLLEKQKAGKKRMKSVGNVEIPQEAFMAVLSLDDD
- a CDS encoding N(5)-(carboxyethyl)ornithine synthase — translated: MKSMGFLMSTKENEKRRALLPEQISGIKNKNYLFFERGYGKALGYTDAEYIKQGANVSSKEEVITKDIICDPKIGDADYLLELRENQAIFGYVHAVHNRNITDIIVEKSLTAIAWEEMADSGRNVFWRNNELAGEAAIMHAFTIYGKMPYECKVAIIGRGNIARGAYRILSSLGADIVVYDRKMESLLRKEIADYDVIVNGVLWNTNGQEHVIYREDLKRMKKSSIIIDISCDKAGFVETSVPTTIEDPVYISGGILHYVVDHTPAIIFHTASRVFGNVLVKYIDDIIEDNIESNDTIKNAVIIKNGIIIDKQILNHL
- a CDS encoding 30S ribosomal protein S20, with amino-acid sequence MPNIKSAKKRLGISSRQNLRNTAAKSAIKTSVKRFENALANGENEQAQTAYKSTVKTLDKAVSKGFLHKNTAARKKSRLSKNLKDMMS